The sequence CATTCACAAAGGTCTCCTGGGTCAGCCAACAGCGAGGAGCTAGCTTCCAAGGGATAGGAGATAACAGAATAAGGAAACACAGGATTCCTGGGGCGTGAGAGCAGAGAGGAGAATCTCTGCTGCAGAGAACTGTGAGGAGCCATCAGACCTTCGTCCTGTGACTTcacacctcagggcctttgcactgacATTCCCCCTGCATGGACCAGTCCACATGTGAAATCTGTGAAGTCTTCCCACCTGCCCTGGACCTCCACACCCTGCTCCAAGCACTGTGGCTCTCCCAGGCCGATGGTCACTCCATCCACCCCGACCCCTCCGCCTGTGCCCCCCCCATGCCACCCTGACCAGTAGGAGGTGTCGCTGTGTGAGTGGTCCTCTGTCTCCCCCTGGACAGGAAGCCCGGTGAGAACAGGGCCCGGGGGCTCACGCTGAGAGACCCTGCACAGTCCAGTTTGGGCGCGGGTACCGGGAGAGCGTCCACTCAGGGTTGGTTTGAAGGTTACTGGGAAATGCGGATTTGGGGGCTCAGGTCCCCGACTAGGGCAGGGACCGCTCTCACCACATCACCCCGAGATACACTCTCCTGGGCCAGGAGGAGGCAAGCCCCCTGGGTCCTTACAGGCCGGGGGTGCTTACAGGTCGGGGGTCTGCGCGGCTGGGCGCGGTCGTCccacccaccactcctccccctcccagctCCAGGCGCGGGCTGGCAAGACGGCAACTCTCGGCCGCGGCCACCAGGGGGCGGCCTGTCCCGCTGAGCGGGGCGGCGGCCCGCAGCCCCGAGGCCCCTCGTGCAGCGGGGTCCCTGCCGGAGCCCGCGGGCGTCCCGCGCGGGAACAGCAACAGGCTGCGTTTCCGGGCGCGGCCACGCGGCGGGGTCTCCCTGCCCCAGCGGCCGCTCAGCGCGCTCGGCGCCGCGCGCGTGGGCCCCGCGCCTCCCGGGGAACGTGAACGTCGCCCCCTGGCGGCCGCGCCTCTCCGGGCCTCGCCAGCCTCGCCGGGGCTCTCGGCGTCGCCGGGTCCGCCGAGGGGGGACGAGCGGGGCGCGAGGCTCGCTGCGGCCGCGGGCCCCGGAGGCGGGTCCCTCTCGGCGGGGCGGCGGCCGCCTTCCCGCGCGTCTGCCCCGAGGCGCGCACCGGCCGGGGCCTGTCGAGGCGGGGCGAGGCTGGCGGGCGGCGACGCCCCGACCCCGCTTCCCAGCCCCGCCCGCGCCGCCACCTCCCTGCGCCGCgggccctggggagaggaggGCGGTGGCGACGAGACGGGGCGAGGCCGGGGCGCAGGGGGACGTTTTATATACTCCTCCCCCGTGAGTTGGGGGTCCCCGCAGACGAGGAGGGGCCCACGAGAGGTTCCTTACCTCTTTTTGCAGAGGGACCCGTTTTGGGGTGCGTTAGATGCGCCGTGGAGGCTCCAAGGCACGGCTTGCGCCCCATCCGGGTCTCCAGACAAGCACCTACTGCGTCTAACCTCAGGCTTGCTTTGCAAACTGCATCAGCAGGACAAGTCCCGGCTCCCTTCCTTACCAGAGCGCAGCCCTCCCGAGGCCTTCCCGCACAGCAAATGCCCTAAGAAAACCAGGTTCGAATCCTTCCCCGTCACGGATTCGCAGTGTGACCCCGAGTCAGTGTCTTCAGCTCTCTGAACCTGTTTTTCCTAATCAGTAAAAAGGGAACGCAGGCACAGACCAGGCGCGCTGGGGGCTAAAACTTTATTTGCCTTGCAAACTCCGGGGACCCCACCCGCGCGCGGGGCTGTCGGCTCAGAAGATCCGCACCGAGTGCAGCTGCACGTCCCCGCCCACCTCCAGCGCGCGCACGCGCGCCAGCGGCATCCGGTGCCGGAAGACGTGGAACGGCGAGTCCCCCACCACGGTCTGCGGAGGGAAAGCGGCGGGGGTTAGGCTTCCGTAGACGAGTGCGCGGGTTCGAATCCCGACGCGGGTGCCGCCCTCGGCCCATCGCGTTCACCCCGGTGGGCCCCAGTGACTCCGTCCGGAAAAGCGGGCTGATGTTGACCGTGAcctcttgtgaggattaaatgggtttAATGTTTGGCACTGAAGAGCCTGGTCAGTGTCGGTGGCTGCCATTCTGTTACGGCGACCCCGGCCTCCCTATAGGGGCGCGGGCGGAAGCGTGAGCCACCCGGGGGTGGAGGGTCTGGGGGACCCCTCCCCGCTGGCGCGTCTGTCCGGGCCCTGCCTCCCGGCCTGTCCCCCCGCCCCGCAGGACAGCCCTTACCTCGGGAGGAAGTGGACAGGGAGTAGGGTCCGGGGCGCTGGAGCCCCTCTGGCCACTCCCCTCCCGCGCACCTCGTCGCCCTGTCGCAGGGCCGCGCCTCGGCCACCTCGGCATCTGCCCCTTCCCCGCCTGGGCCACCTCGGCATCTGCCCCTTCCCCGCCTGGGCCACCTCGGCATCTGCCCCTTCCCCGCCTGGGCCACCTCGGCATCTGCCCCTTCCCCGCCTGGGCCACCTCGGCATCTGCCCCTTCCCCGCCTGGGCCACCTCGGCATCTGCCCCTTCCCCGCCTCGGCCACCTCGGCATCTGCCCCTTCCCCGCCTGGGCCACCTCGGCATCTGCCCCTTCCCCGCCTCGGCCACCTCGGCATCTGCCCCTTCCCCGCCTCGGCCACCTCGGCATCTGCCCCTTCCCCGCCTGGGCCACCTCGGCATCTGCCCCTTCCCCGCCTGGGCCACCTCGGCATCTGCCCCTTCCCCGCCTGGGCCACCTCGGCATCTGCCCCTTCCCCGCCTGGGCCACCTCGGCATCTGCCCCTTCCCCGCCTGGGCCACCTCGGCATCTGCCCCTTCCCCGCCTGGGCCACCTCGGCATCTGCCCCTTCCCCGCCTGGGCCACCTCGGCATCTGCCCCTTCCCCGCCTGGGCCACCTCGGCATCTGCCCCTTCCCCGCCTGGGCCACCTCGGCATCTGCCCCTTCCCCGCCTGGGCCACCTCGGCATCTGCCCCTTCCCCGCCTGGGCCACCTCGGCATCTGCCCCTTCCCCGCCTGGGCCACCTCGGCATCTGCCCCTTCCCCGCCTGGGCCACCTCGGCATCTGCCCCTTCCCCGCCTGGGCCACCTCGGCATCTGCCCCTTCCCCGCCTGGGCCACCTCGGCATCTGCCCCTTCCCCGCCTGGGCCACCTCGGCATCTGCCCCTTCCCCGCCTGGGCCACCTCGGCATCTGCCCCTTCCCCGCCTGGGCCGGGCCTCTCCACCCCTCCCCGGGGGGCGCGGGCCTCGGCGCCCGTGCCCCTGCCCCGGCGGCCCACCTTGAAGCCGTCCTCGGCGGCGATGAGGAGGACCTCGAAGGGCTGCCCGTTCTGGAAGGGGATGCCCGGGCCGCGCTCCTCCGGGCCCCAGGAGCCGCGCTCCAGGCTGTTGAAGACCACCTCGGCCGTGTCCAGCCGCGGGTTGAAGTGCAGCGCGGCGTCCGTGCCCTGCTCCTCGCTGCACAGCAGGTTCACATGGAACCTGGGGGGGGTCAGGACCCGGAGCCCACTCAGACCGGCCCATGGCCAGAGACTCCTCACGCCCAGAGCACCCCCAAGTTTACAGCTCTCAGGCCAGGGGGTGGGGGTTCCCAGGGCATCAAAAATGCCTGGGGGCTCGGGCACGCAGCCACGCAGCCCAGGGTCCCCCTCATTTCAAAGAGTCTGGAACGTGTCATAGGAATAGGAACAATAGCCAGGAACCCCAGTATTTCCAGGACACCCTAGATTCCCAGAAGCCTAAAGCTCCCCAAACGCCTAGGAAGTCATAGGATTGATTAAGGGACCCCCAGATGCCCAGGGCCCCCTCAGAACACAAGGCATCCTGTACTTCCAGAATCCCTCGAAAGTCCTGAGAGATAGCTAGGAACCCTAAGATTCTCCTGGAACTCCCAGATCCTCAGGGAGACTTGGGGACCCCAGCATGCAGCCATGGGACAGATAAGTGAAAACACCCAGATTTTAATAAAGTCAGGAATGGCCTGGATACACAGAGACTCTGATGGGCAGAATGGTCCTGGGGGGGACCCCAATTGGACTTTGGATGGATTctgtgctttattaataggtatcaataaaattgatttgtttttttttttaattcaggatCAGCCGAGCCGGGGGATGTCTCGCTCTCGCTGGGGTCTCACCTGCCAGGCTTGGGGACCACGCCGCGGATCCTCATCACGGTGCCCACGCGGACACCCTCGGGCAGCGAGGTCTTGTGGGGGATAGTCTGCAAGAGAAGGGTCGTGGGGGGCAGGGTGAACCAGGGAGACAAACGTTGGGTCGGAGCTAGGGCGAAAGCAAACAGGCAAGTGACCCACCCTCAGAGCgcaggaaaaagagaagggcGGGGAGAAGGGAGGCTCGAGACAGCAAACAAAAGTGAGcgacacagaaggcagaagaaTGTTCAGAGATAGAGAGACCAAGATGAGGCCGCAAAGAGGGAGATGGGGAGAACTGTGGGGGTCAAGCTCAGTTGacaccccctccccgccccatcaGGCACAGCCAAGGCCCaatatcaccaccaccaccacccccccgaAGCCCCCTCGGCCGCTGGAGCACTCACATAGCTCTCCGCCATGGCTGGGACAGGGTGACAGGCAACGGTGGCTGGCAGGGCGAGCTGGGGGGCCTTTAAGACAAAGCAGGGTGGGGCTGGCCCTGGTGAGTCACCCCCCGCCCCCttctccgcccacacctggcaCAGACCCTGGCCCTGGGGCCAGGGTGGCACAgagccctcttgctggggtctctgctcccacccccacttaGCCAGGATTCTCAGGTACACTGCCCGGCTCTCCTTGGGAGCTGATAATAATAGTATAATAATTACAGGGAATGCTCGTGCACCGCCGCCCAGCCAGCCCTGTCTTCCCACCGCCTGGTAGAGAGAAAAgaatcttctgcccattttacGTGGAGAAAAGTGGGGTCCTGATGGCCAAGCTGGGTTGGGGACGGCAGACCCACTGTCCCACTGTATACCTTCTTACCTAGGGCCGAGGGTCTGTCACCGCTGAAATCCCGCCTCTGGCCTCTGTACTGCAGCCACCACCACGACAGCCAAGTCAGAGACTGGCAGCTCCAAGGGACAGGCTTTTTGCCTGACTTGTTCCCCGGAACTGGAGCAGGCCAGGGTAAAGGGACGGAATCCAGGACAGCAGGGGCAGCCTCCCTTTACAGAGCTCTGAACCTGCCCGGGGGGATGCAGGAAATCCCTCATTGCCCACAAGCCTGGGAGGGCGGGACACTGagcaccccattttacagacaaggaaaccgaggcccagaaaGGGGTAGCAATTCGCCAAAGGCACCTGCTTCCTTCATCTCTAGAAGTTTCTCTCCTGTTTATTCTGTCTCTGTAAATGCCTCCCCTCATCCCTGGCCCCCTGGCCCCTGTTTTGCTCCTCTCCTAAAGTCTGTTCCTCCTTGCACACCTCCACTTCCCCCCACACACCTCCCAGGCTTGCGGTGCTGGGGTGTCCCAagcccacccaccacccacaccaagaaagagaACAAAGTGGGTACCCGCTGCCCAGCCCCGTTGCCAGCCCAGGTAGGCCCAAAACTCCGGGAGGGGAATCCaggtgggagtggaggtgggaaAGAATGCTGGGAGAAGGTTCTGGAAGGCAGAAGGGGGCAGTGGAGGAAACCACCCTGAGACGGCCCTCCTCTGAGCGCTCCACTCCCTCCCATCCcactctcccctgccccacccagcaGATGGGAAAGAGGCCTGGGGCAGAGGCAGGCTGCTGAATGGAAAGTTTTGGGAGTTGTCACCCAGACACAGAGCCAGCCCCTCTTCCAGACTCTCCCATTGCCCTCACCCGTGGTGGGAGGCTTAGGGGAGCAATTGACTCTGAGCGGGTGCCTGGGCAACCGCACTGAGGTGAGGGCTACAAGCACCCCAATTCTGCAGATTTGAAAATGAGCTTAGAGAAGGGCAGTCCCTCAGCCAAGGCCACCTAGCAAGGAAGCAGCGAGGGCCTGGGCAGGGCCAAGGGCACATCAGCATGCCAAGAGAGAGCGCAGTAGGATTTCAGGTTTGACCCCGCCGAGCAGGTGCAGTTATGTCTGTGAGTGGTAGACTCCATTATTCCTTAAAAATGAGAGTTGCCCTAGATCTCTTTAGAAGCCTCACTAGCTGAATATGTAatggaactgtatctcttgatgACTCATCTTTTCCTGTATTTCTTCATTGTGGCTTCCCCCAGTCCTAACTTGCCTTTGGTGCTTGGCCAAATTTTTGCATTCACTCTTTTATCTCTTAAAAAGCCTGGCTCGTTTCTCCCAACATGCTGCCGCCTTGATTCTTACTCCTTTTTGTCCACTATCTTTATCAGTTCCAGAATAATATTTCCTTGAGCTTTCCAAGTAATTTCccaacactcttttttttttaaatcaagatatAATTTGCATTGAATAAAACATGTAGATTTTAATAGCATAGTTCTGAGACTTTTACAAGTGTATGGGTCTGTGAAACCTAATCAAGTTTCCTACAGTGCCCTCCTACCTGCCCCAGGAGGCCACCATCCTTCCCGAGCTTTTAACAGCCACAAAGTGTCATTTGCCTTAAAATGGGGAAGAGGGGAGCAGAGGGAGCAGTTTTCTGAATTTAAGTCTCCAGTGGGGGAAATAATTTAGGTAAAAAGTAACTGATTGTACATACCTTTGGTTTTGGAAATTTAAAATCCCAGGCTGAGTTAAGGTCAGTTTGTCGATgac is a genomic window of Dasypus novemcinctus isolate mDasNov1 chromosome 18, mDasNov1.1.hap2, whole genome shotgun sequence containing:
- the LGALS7 gene encoding galectin-7, with amino-acid sequence MAESYTIPHKTSLPEGVRVGTVMRIRGVVPKPGRFHVNLLCSEEQGTDAALHFNPRLDTAEVVFNSLERGSWGPEERGPGIPFQNGQPFEVLLIAAEDGFKTVVGDSPFHVFRHRMPLARVRALEVGGDVQLHSVRIF